A genome region from Jeongeupia sp. HS-3 includes the following:
- the gatB gene encoding Asp-tRNA(Asn)/Glu-tRNA(Gln) amidotransferase subunit GatB, which translates to MKWEVVIGLEVHTQLTTKSKIFSPASTAFGAEPNTQTAVVDIALPGALPVMNRAAVEKAIQFGLAIGAKVNQRSIFARKNYFYPDLPKGYQISQFELPVVEGGAITINVDGVDKVINLTRAHLEEDAGKSVHEGLHSGTGIDLNRAGTPLLEIVSEPEMRSGAEAVAYAKALYSLVTWIGICDGNMQEGSFRCDVNVSVRPEGQKEFGTRREIKNLNSFKFIEQAIKYEVQWQIETIEDGGKIQQATILFDPDSGETRMMRSKEDAHDYRYFPDPDLPPLVISDEWIARVKSELPELPAAMQARFAEQYGIPAYDASTLTASKALAAFFEATVAAGADAKLASNWLMGDVSATLNREELDISACPVSSSALAGLIRRVSDNTINNKTAKDVLKKMWETGASDAGSADAIIERDGLKQETDTGALEAIVDAVIAGNAKSVEEYRAGKEKALNALVGQCMKASKGKGNPAVLTELLKQKLA; encoded by the coding sequence ATGAAGTGGGAAGTCGTCATCGGGCTGGAGGTGCATACCCAGCTCACAACGAAATCGAAGATTTTCTCGCCGGCCAGCACCGCCTTCGGTGCCGAGCCGAACACGCAGACCGCCGTGGTCGATATCGCCCTGCCCGGCGCGCTGCCGGTGATGAACCGCGCGGCGGTTGAAAAGGCGATCCAGTTCGGTCTGGCGATCGGCGCCAAGGTCAACCAGCGCTCGATTTTTGCGCGCAAGAATTACTTCTACCCCGATCTGCCCAAGGGCTACCAGATCAGCCAGTTCGAGCTGCCGGTGGTCGAAGGCGGCGCGATCACGATCAATGTCGACGGTGTCGACAAGGTGATCAACCTGACCCGCGCGCATCTGGAAGAAGATGCCGGCAAGTCGGTGCACGAAGGCCTACATAGCGGCACCGGCATCGACCTGAATCGCGCCGGCACGCCGCTGCTGGAAATCGTTTCCGAACCCGAGATGCGCTCGGGTGCCGAAGCCGTTGCCTACGCCAAGGCGCTGTATTCCTTGGTGACGTGGATCGGCATCTGCGACGGCAATATGCAGGAAGGCTCGTTCCGCTGCGACGTGAACGTCTCGGTGCGCCCGGAAGGTCAGAAGGAATTCGGCACCCGTCGCGAGATCAAGAACCTCAACAGCTTCAAGTTCATCGAACAGGCGATCAAGTACGAAGTCCAGTGGCAGATCGAAACGATCGAGGACGGCGGCAAGATCCAGCAAGCGACGATCCTGTTCGATCCGGACAGCGGCGAAACGCGGATGATGCGCAGCAAGGAAGACGCGCACGATTACCGCTACTTCCCCGATCCCGATCTGCCGCCGCTAGTGATCAGCGACGAGTGGATTGCGCGCGTGAAAAGCGAGCTGCCCGAGCTGCCGGCGGCGATGCAGGCCCGCTTTGCCGAGCAATACGGCATCCCGGCCTACGATGCGTCGACACTGACCGCCAGCAAGGCGCTGGCTGCTTTCTTCGAGGCGACAGTTGCCGCCGGTGCCGATGCCAAGCTCGCCAGCAACTGGCTGATGGGCGATGTGTCGGCGACGCTGAACCGCGAAGAACTCGATATCTCGGCTTGCCCGGTATCAAGCAGCGCGCTGGCCGGGCTGATCCGCCGCGTGTCGGACAACACCATCAACAACAAGACGGCCAAGGACGTGTTGAAGAAGATGTGGGAAACCGGTGCGAGCGATGCAGGCAGCGCCGATGCCATCATCGAACGCGATGGCCTCAAGCAGGAAACCGATACCGGTGCGCTGGAAGCCATCGTCGACGCGGTGATCGCGGGTAACGCCAAGTCGGTCGAGGAATACAGGGCCGGCAAGGAAAAGGCGCTGAACGCCCTGGTGGGGCAATGCATGAAGGCCAGCAAGGGCAAGGGCAACCCGGCCGTGCTGACCGAGCTTCTGAAGCAGAAGCTGGCCTGA
- the fba gene encoding class II fructose-bisphosphate aldolase (catalyzes the reversible aldol condensation of dihydroxyacetonephosphate and glyceraldehyde 3-phosphate in the Calvin cycle, glycolysis, and/or gluconeogenesis) → MPLVALRPLLDHAAENGYGVPAFNVNNLEQVQAILQAAAATDSPVILQASAGARKYAGETFLKQLIEGAVASYPNLPIVMHQDHGVSPAVCMTAIKLGFSSVMMDGSLMSDGKTPADYDYNVGVTRQVVEMAHACGVSVEGELGCLGRLDTGMGEAEDGVGADRKLSHEELLTDPKQARDFVAATGVDALAIAIGTSHGAYKFSKPPTGDVLAIDRVRAIHIAIPNTHLVMHGSSSVPQELLAELREFGGELKPTWGVPVEEIQKAIYFGVRKINIDTDLRLAMTGAIRKHFATHPADFDPRAYLKPAIAAMRKVCEDRYLAFGAAGQASLFLQRHNVIQLAA, encoded by the coding sequence ATGCCCCTCGTCGCATTACGCCCCTTGCTCGACCACGCTGCCGAAAACGGTTATGGCGTACCGGCGTTCAACGTCAACAACCTTGAGCAGGTGCAGGCCATCCTGCAGGCCGCCGCCGCGACCGACAGCCCGGTGATCCTGCAAGCCAGCGCCGGCGCGCGCAAATACGCCGGCGAAACCTTCCTCAAGCAATTGATCGAAGGCGCCGTCGCCAGCTATCCGAACCTGCCGATCGTGATGCATCAGGATCATGGCGTCAGCCCGGCCGTGTGCATGACCGCGATCAAGCTCGGCTTCTCCAGCGTGATGATGGACGGCTCGCTGATGAGCGACGGCAAAACCCCGGCCGATTACGATTACAACGTCGGCGTCACCCGCCAGGTCGTCGAAATGGCGCACGCTTGCGGCGTCTCGGTCGAAGGCGAGCTGGGCTGCCTCGGTCGTCTGGATACCGGCATGGGCGAGGCCGAAGACGGCGTCGGTGCCGACCGCAAGCTCTCGCACGAGGAGTTGCTGACCGACCCGAAGCAGGCGCGCGATTTTGTCGCCGCCACCGGTGTCGACGCGCTGGCGATCGCCATCGGCACCAGCCACGGTGCGTACAAGTTCTCCAAGCCGCCGACCGGCGATGTACTGGCGATCGACCGCGTCCGCGCCATTCATATCGCCATCCCGAACACCCACCTGGTGATGCACGGCAGCTCCAGCGTGCCGCAGGAATTGCTTGCCGAGCTGCGCGAATTTGGCGGTGAACTCAAGCCGACCTGGGGCGTGCCGGTCGAGGAAATCCAGAAGGCGATCTACTTCGGCGTTCGCAAAATCAATATCGATACCGATCTGCGTCTGGCGATGACCGGTGCCATCCGCAAGCATTTCGCCACCCACCCGGCCGATTTCGACCCGCGTGCCTACCTGAAGCCGGCGATCGCGGCGATGCGCAAGGTGTGCGAAGACCGTTACCTTGCCTTCGGCGCCGCCGGGCAGGCCTCGCTTTTTTTGCAAAGGCATAACGTGATCCAGCTGGCCGCCTGA
- a CDS encoding sel1 repeat family protein, with product MKKWIVAALCCASTLAQAAESVIEAALAKQDYALAFASATADVKDGSASDWTRLQLAQLYQRGLGTPADSNAAIRLLTPLAEKDNVDAQLLLSATLAARVTAGLVQADGKLDPARYKALAARPLSARNDDRRAAEWLWRAAEAGQADAVQAVAQELAGSVNGVSPQETALWFEKAGKADWLLPLKANASLTSLKLRRDVIRDETLGQRLEAVARKAQCIDENLALKDVRIAKPLSDAAYLTLDFQPPVRYKLITGHWQETWIFAACDKTFPIDVSFTADGMGGARYEIVPVAAK from the coding sequence ATGAAAAAATGGATCGTTGCCGCGCTGTGCTGCGCGAGCACCCTGGCGCAGGCCGCCGAAAGCGTCATCGAAGCCGCGCTGGCCAAGCAGGATTACGCGCTGGCATTTGCATCGGCGACCGCCGACGTCAAGGACGGCAGCGCAAGCGACTGGACGCGCTTGCAGCTGGCGCAGCTGTATCAGCGCGGCCTTGGCACACCGGCCGACAGCAATGCGGCGATCCGGCTGCTGACGCCGCTGGCCGAGAAAGACAACGTCGATGCGCAACTGCTGCTCTCGGCCACGCTGGCCGCGCGCGTGACCGCCGGGCTGGTGCAGGCCGACGGCAAGCTTGATCCGGCACGCTACAAGGCACTGGCGGCCAGGCCGCTATCGGCACGCAACGATGACCGGCGCGCGGCCGAATGGCTGTGGCGTGCCGCCGAGGCGGGGCAAGCCGATGCGGTGCAGGCGGTGGCGCAAGAGCTGGCCGGTAGCGTCAACGGCGTATCGCCGCAGGAAACCGCGCTGTGGTTCGAGAAGGCCGGCAAGGCGGACTGGCTGCTGCCGCTGAAAGCCAACGCTTCGCTGACCTCGCTGAAACTGCGCCGCGACGTGATCCGCGATGAAACGCTGGGCCAGCGACTGGAAGCCGTCGCACGCAAGGCGCAGTGCATCGATGAAAATCTGGCGCTGAAAGACGTGCGTATCGCCAAACCGCTCAGCGATGCCGCTTATCTGACCCTCGATTTCCAGCCACCGGTTCGCTATAAGCTGATTACCGGCCATTGGCAGGAAACCTGGATTTTCGCCGCTTGTGACAAGACCTTCCCGATTGACGTGAGCTTTACCGCCGACGGCATGGGCGGTGCGCGTTACGAGATCGTGCCGGTCGCTGCAAAGTAG
- the gatC gene encoding Asp-tRNA(Asn)/Glu-tRNA(Gln) amidotransferase subunit GatC, which translates to MSLSLDDVRRIAKLARIAVTDTELAAAQQQLNRIFTLIEEMRAVDTTGIEPMAHAQDVHLRLRDDIATATNRRDAFQAIAPSVENGLYLVPKVIE; encoded by the coding sequence ATGTCACTCTCCTTGGACGACGTACGGCGCATCGCCAAGCTGGCGCGCATTGCCGTTACCGACACCGAGCTTGCTGCAGCGCAACAACAGCTCAACCGAATCTTTACACTGATCGAAGAAATGCGCGCAGTGGATACCACCGGCATCGAGCCGATGGCGCACGCTCAGGACGTTCATTTGCGCCTGCGCGACGACATCGCCACCGCCACCAATCGCCGCGACGCCTTCCAGGCCATTGCGCCGTCGGTTGAAAACGGCCTCTATCTGGTTCCGAAGGTGATCGAATGA
- a CDS encoding YqgE/AlgH family protein — MDLDLSRHFLIAMPSLADPIFAKTLTFVCDHNDKGAMGVIVNRPVGMTLTTLFEQLDVELHRPDVADLPVCFGGPVQTDRGFVLHSPLGDWQSTLPVSDDMGLTTSKDILLAVGEGGGPERMFVTLGYAGWEAGQLEAELGQNSWISVQADPEIIFALPAEERYDAALKLLGIDVAMLSDEAGHA, encoded by the coding sequence ATGGACCTCGACCTTTCCCGCCACTTCCTGATCGCGATGCCGTCGCTGGCAGACCCGATCTTTGCCAAGACCTTGACCTTTGTCTGCGACCATAACGACAAGGGCGCGATGGGCGTGATCGTCAACCGGCCGGTCGGCATGACGCTGACAACCCTGTTCGAGCAGCTCGACGTTGAACTGCATCGCCCGGATGTGGCCGATCTGCCGGTTTGTTTCGGCGGACCGGTGCAAACCGATCGTGGCTTCGTGCTGCATTCGCCGCTGGGTGACTGGCAGTCGACCTTGCCGGTCTCGGACGATATGGGCCTGACGACCTCGAAGGACATCCTGCTGGCCGTTGGCGAAGGCGGAGGGCCAGAGCGGATGTTCGTGACGCTCGGCTACGCCGGCTGGGAGGCGGGTCAGCTTGAGGCCGAGCTGGGGCAAAACAGCTGGATTTCGGTTCAGGCCGATCCGGAAATCATCTTCGCCCTGCCGGCCGAAGAACGTTACGACGCTGCGCTGAAATTGCTCGGCATCGATGTGGCCATGCTCTCGGACGAAGCCGGCCACGCATGA
- a CDS encoding acyl-CoA-binding protein yields MSDLASLFQTAQDEVVKLNDAPDVQTKLKLYAFFKQASEGDVNGDRPGALNFVAQAKYDAWAKLKGIDNAGAMQQYIDLVEELKRNDS; encoded by the coding sequence ATGTCCGATCTGGCCAGCCTGTTCCAGACCGCTCAGGATGAAGTGGTAAAACTCAACGATGCACCCGATGTCCAGACCAAGCTCAAGCTCTATGCATTCTTCAAGCAGGCGAGCGAAGGCGACGTCAACGGCGATCGCCCCGGCGCGCTGAACTTCGTCGCTCAAGCCAAGTACGATGCCTGGGCCAAGCTCAAGGGCATCGATAATGCCGGCGCGATGCAGCAATACATCGACCTCGTCGAAGAACTGAAGCGCAACGATTCGTGA
- a CDS encoding dihydroorotase — protein sequence MKNTIIRNGRLIDPVNGSEQCADLFLADGQIVGVGSAPAGFDVELEIDATGLIVAPGLVDLAARLREPGFEYKATLESEMAAAVAGGVTSIVCPPDTDPPLDESGLVTMLRQRAKNLDLARLYPVGALTVGLKGRELTEMALLREAGCVTFSQGDVPIADLQVLYRAMQYAATFDFELRLRPEEASLVNDGVAHDGAYASRLGLTGIPVIAETIAIAQIVQLMRATGCRVHLARLSSGEGIALVRAAKREGLPLTCDVDINHIHLADVDIGYFDSQYRFDPPLRSVRDRDAIVAGLIDGTIDAICSDHSPVDDDGKLLPFAEAERGATGLELLLPLTLAWAERNHVALPIALAKISSVPAAKLGFSADLNVGSRADLVLFDPNETWMVTREALKSQGKNTPFVGMEVKGRARYTFVKGKCVYTA from the coding sequence ATGAAGAACACCATCATTCGCAATGGCCGGTTGATCGACCCGGTCAACGGCAGCGAGCAGTGCGCCGATCTGTTTCTGGCCGACGGTCAGATCGTCGGCGTCGGCTCGGCACCGGCCGGTTTTGATGTCGAACTTGAAATCGACGCGACCGGGCTGATCGTCGCGCCGGGTCTGGTCGATCTGGCCGCAAGGTTGCGTGAGCCGGGTTTTGAATACAAGGCAACGCTGGAGTCGGAAATGGCCGCCGCCGTCGCCGGTGGCGTCACCAGCATCGTTTGCCCGCCCGATACCGATCCGCCGCTTGATGAATCGGGTCTGGTGACCATGTTGCGCCAGCGCGCCAAGAACCTTGATCTGGCGCGGCTGTACCCGGTTGGCGCGCTGACCGTCGGCCTCAAAGGCCGCGAGCTGACCGAAATGGCGCTGCTGCGCGAGGCCGGCTGCGTCACCTTCTCGCAAGGCGATGTGCCGATCGCCGATTTGCAGGTGCTGTATCGGGCGATGCAGTACGCGGCGACCTTCGATTTCGAGCTGCGTTTGCGCCCCGAAGAAGCCAGCCTGGTCAACGACGGTGTCGCGCATGACGGTGCTTACGCGTCGCGCCTTGGTCTGACCGGTATTCCGGTGATTGCCGAGACGATTGCAATCGCGCAGATCGTCCAGCTGATGCGTGCCACCGGCTGCCGCGTGCATTTGGCGCGTTTGTCGAGCGGTGAGGGCATAGCACTGGTTCGCGCCGCCAAGCGTGAAGGCCTGCCGCTGACTTGCGACGTCGACATCAACCACATTCATCTGGCCGACGTCGATATCGGCTATTTCGACAGCCAGTATCGTTTCGACCCGCCGCTGCGCAGCGTGCGCGACCGCGACGCCATCGTCGCCGGCCTGATCGACGGCACCATCGACGCGATCTGCTCCGACCACAGCCCGGTCGACGACGACGGCAAGCTGCTGCCGTTCGCCGAGGCCGAGCGTGGTGCCACCGGGCTGGAACTGCTGCTGCCGCTGACGCTGGCGTGGGCCGAGCGCAACCACGTTGCCTTGCCGATTGCGCTGGCGAAAATCTCCAGCGTACCGGCGGCCAAGCTGGGCTTTAGCGCCGACTTGAACGTCGGCAGCCGCGCCGATCTGGTGTTGTTCGATCCGAACGAAACCTGGATGGTGACGCGCGAAGCGCTGAAGAGCCAGGGCAAGAACACGCCGTTCGTGGGCATGGAAGTGAAAGGCCGCGCGCGCTATACCTTTGTGAAGGGCAAGTGCGTTTACACCGCATAA
- the ruvX gene encoding Holliday junction resolvase RuvX, protein MSTILAFDFGEARIGVAMGSTELGIAHPVETIATVETDKRFTRIEALIKEWQPSLLVVGLPLGLDGEEQLASRLARKFANRLTGRFALPVVLIDERYTSKSASMALDDTGLRGRRQKPVLDQVAAMQILQAHFDQGGEPGGAA, encoded by the coding sequence ATGAGCACGATTCTGGCCTTCGATTTCGGCGAAGCACGCATCGGCGTGGCGATGGGCAGCACCGAACTGGGTATCGCCCATCCTGTGGAAACCATCGCCACCGTTGAAACCGACAAACGCTTTACCCGTATCGAAGCGCTGATCAAGGAATGGCAACCGAGCCTGCTGGTCGTCGGTTTGCCGCTCGGTCTTGATGGCGAGGAGCAATTGGCAAGCCGCCTGGCACGCAAGTTCGCCAACCGGCTGACCGGACGCTTTGCCTTGCCGGTGGTACTCATCGACGAGCGTTACACATCCAAATCGGCATCGATGGCGCTCGATGACACCGGCCTGCGCGGGCGGCGGCAAAAGCCGGTACTCGATCAGGTCGCCGCGATGCAGATTCTGCAGGCCCACTTTGACCAAGGTGGCGAGCCAGGCGGAGCGGCCTAG
- the lpcA gene encoding D-sedoheptulose 7-phosphate isomerase gives MSVSTVAQHLREAAQVLDRVLADDAFLSSVDAGAQLLVASLKAGGKVISCGNGGSHCDAMHFAEELSGRYRDDRPAMAAIAVSDPSHITCVGNDYGFNDIFSRFVEGLGRDGDVLVGITTSGNSANVIRAVEAAKARGMKVLLLMGKDGGKLKGTADVEIIVPHFGYADRIQEIHIKVIHTLIDLVEQGMGYRPADPA, from the coding sequence ATGAGTGTCAGCACCGTTGCACAACATCTGCGCGAAGCCGCGCAGGTGCTCGACCGCGTCCTTGCCGACGACGCCTTTCTCTCCTCCGTTGACGCCGGCGCCCAGCTGCTGGTCGCCTCGCTCAAAGCCGGCGGCAAGGTGATCTCCTGCGGCAACGGCGGCTCGCACTGCGATGCGATGCACTTCGCCGAAGAACTCTCGGGCCGCTACCGCGACGATCGTCCGGCGATGGCCGCCATTGCCGTCTCGGATCCGTCGCATATCACCTGCGTCGGCAACGACTACGGCTTCAACGATATCTTCTCGCGCTTCGTCGAAGGCCTCGGCCGCGACGGCGACGTACTGGTCGGCATCACCACCAGCGGTAATTCTGCCAACGTGATCCGCGCGGTCGAAGCGGCCAAGGCGCGCGGCATGAAAGTGCTGCTGTTGATGGGCAAGGACGGCGGCAAGCTCAAGGGCACGGCCGATGTCGAAATTATCGTGCCGCACTTCGGCTACGCCGACCGCATCCAGGAAATCCACATCAAGGTCATCCACACGCTGATCGACCTCGTCGAACAAGGCATGGGCTATCGCCCGGCCGATCCGGCCTGA
- a CDS encoding aspartate carbamoyltransferase catalytic subunit, whose amino-acid sequence MYNPQLNAQGELIHLLTTEGLPKRILTQILDRAAEYIAAGEAGTKKFDTLAGRSVFNLFFENSTRTRTTFEIAAKRLSADVTSLNIQASSTAKGETLLDTIHNLEAMGADLFVVRHAQSGAAHLIAQHVKPGIAVVNAGDGRHAHPTQALLDMYTIRHFKGDFTKLRVAIVGDILHSRVARSDIHALTTLGCPEVRVIAPKTLIPTGMESLGAHVYHDMAEGLKDVDVVIMLRVQNERMSGAFLPSTQEFFKYYGLTPEKLALAKPDAIVMHPGPMNRGVEIDSAVADGAQAVILPQVTFGIAVRTAVMAIVSENQRSRGAQP is encoded by the coding sequence ATGTACAACCCGCAACTGAACGCGCAGGGTGAACTCATTCACCTGCTGACCACCGAAGGATTGCCCAAGCGCATCCTGACGCAGATTCTCGACCGCGCCGCCGAATACATTGCCGCCGGCGAAGCCGGCACCAAGAAGTTCGACACCTTGGCCGGCCGCTCGGTGTTCAACCTGTTTTTCGAGAACAGCACCCGCACGCGCACGACCTTCGAGATCGCCGCCAAGCGTTTGAGCGCCGATGTCACCAGCCTGAACATCCAGGCATCGAGCACCGCCAAGGGCGAAACCCTGCTCGATACCATCCACAATCTCGAAGCGATGGGCGCCGATCTGTTCGTCGTGCGCCACGCACAATCGGGCGCCGCGCACCTGATCGCCCAGCACGTGAAGCCGGGTATCGCCGTGGTCAACGCCGGCGACGGCCGCCACGCGCACCCGACGCAGGCGCTGCTGGACATGTACACGATCCGCCATTTCAAGGGCGATTTCACCAAGCTGCGCGTCGCCATCGTCGGCGACATCCTGCACTCGCGCGTGGCGCGTTCGGACATCCACGCGCTGACCACGCTCGGTTGCCCCGAGGTACGGGTGATTGCGCCGAAAACGCTGATCCCGACCGGCATGGAGAGCCTGGGAGCGCATGTCTATCACGACATGGCCGAAGGGCTGAAGGACGTCGATGTGGTGATCATGCTGCGTGTCCAGAACGAGCGCATGAGCGGCGCCTTCCTGCCGAGCACGCAAGAGTTCTTCAAGTACTACGGCCTGACGCCGGAAAAACTGGCGCTGGCCAAGCCCGACGCGATCGTCATGCATCCGGGCCCGATGAACCGTGGTGTCGAGATCGACTCGGCCGTCGCCGACGGCGCGCAAGCGGTAATCCTGCCGCAGGTGACCTTCGGCATCGCCGTGCGTACCGCCGTGATGGCCATCGTTTCCGAAAACCAACGCAGCCGGGGGGCACAACCATGA
- a CDS encoding carbohydrate-binding protein, with product MKPNLLLSPALLALALTAPPVFACQPPPPAPSGAPAPVPATVAVQANWYPDISYQAGERVSYQWKVYVANWWNQNDPPGGSSGAWRLENRGLAWSANNVYQQGDEVSHLGYRYRAKWWTQNEVPGSSEWGAWEQVGSVTPVPVPSPTSVPTPTGCPSWPSTPTPTPVPTPAPPTNLAVIEAPVVSGDSVSFNWQSTNWQSPQDWSVYDDSYTIAAGNPEWLAVHQSPFYRHANTFRGLWTGKHRFRVELCSLTPLNTGDCRLSEPVEVDIAYGIDQQLKAQGDFMAIQGQRPIIDLLFDDQKRPSAVYLQQRVDHPDAWMKRVTVTINGQPYFDGEVFGASAEMEPCDWVNPSNQCVVVHRIQRVRHDLDGKRYGAVILPPLPDGQNSIEVKITYADGRVYPAPMHVSLPLVTQ from the coding sequence CCCGCCGGTCTTCGCCTGCCAGCCCCCGCCGCCGGCCCCGAGCGGTGCTCCGGCACCCGTTCCGGCGACGGTAGCCGTCCAGGCGAACTGGTATCCGGACATCTCGTATCAGGCCGGTGAACGGGTCAGCTACCAGTGGAAGGTTTACGTCGCGAACTGGTGGAACCAGAACGACCCGCCGGGCGGCAGCAGCGGCGCGTGGCGGCTGGAGAATCGCGGGCTGGCATGGTCGGCGAACAACGTCTATCAGCAGGGCGACGAGGTCAGCCATCTGGGCTATCGCTACCGCGCCAAATGGTGGACGCAGAACGAGGTGCCGGGCAGCAGCGAATGGGGCGCGTGGGAGCAGGTCGGCTCGGTGACGCCGGTTCCCGTGCCGTCACCCACGTCGGTACCGACGCCTACCGGTTGCCCGAGCTGGCCGAGCACGCCGACGCCAACCCCAGTGCCGACACCCGCACCACCGACGAATCTGGCGGTCATCGAAGCGCCGGTCGTCAGCGGCGACAGCGTCAGCTTCAACTGGCAATCGACCAACTGGCAAAGCCCGCAGGATTGGAGTGTCTACGACGACAGCTACACGATCGCCGCGGGTAATCCCGAGTGGCTGGCGGTGCACCAGTCGCCGTTCTACCGCCACGCCAACACCTTCCGCGGCCTGTGGACCGGCAAGCACCGCTTCCGGGTCGAACTGTGCAGTCTCACGCCGCTCAATACCGGCGATTGCCGGCTGAGCGAGCCGGTCGAGGTCGACATCGCCTACGGCATCGATCAGCAGCTGAAGGCGCAGGGCGACTTTATGGCCATCCAGGGGCAGAGGCCGATCATCGACCTGTTGTTCGACGATCAAAAGCGGCCCTCGGCCGTCTACCTGCAGCAGCGCGTCGACCACCCGGATGCATGGATGAAGCGGGTGACGGTGACGATCAACGGTCAGCCGTACTTCGACGGTGAAGTGTTTGGCGCCTCGGCGGAGATGGAACCGTGCGATTGGGTCAATCCGAGCAACCAGTGTGTCGTGGTGCACCGGATCCAGCGCGTCCGGCACGATCTCGACGGCAAGCGCTACGGCGCGGTCATTTTGCCGCCGCTGCCCGATGGCCAGAACAGCATCGAGGTGAAGATCACCTACGCCGATGGTCGCGTTTATCCGGCGCCGATGCACGTCTCTCTGCCGCTGGTCACGCAGTAA
- the gatA gene encoding Asp-tRNA(Asn)/Glu-tRNA(Gln) amidotransferase subunit GatA produces the protein MIEKSLKQLSSMLAAKQVSAVELATEYLGRIKANASLNAFIAVDDAKTLALAQAADASRAAGNAGTLTGIPVAHKDIFCQQGWAATCGSKMLENFVSPYDAHVIEQCDKAGLVTLGRTNMDEFAMGSSNENSAFGAVLNPWDRKAVPGGSSGGSAAAVAARLAPIATGTDTGGSIRQPASFCGITGIKPTYGIVSRFGMIAYASSLDQGGPMGKSAEDCALLLNVMAGFDERDATSLQHAKEDYTRDLDQPLAGLKIGLPREYFAEGLASDVAAAIETAIGEYKKLGATIVDISLPNTKLAIPSYYVIAPAEASSNLSRFDGVRYGHRAADYDGLTEMYEKSRAEGFGWEVKRRILTGAYVLSHGYYDAYYLQAQKIRRIIADDFQKAFEACDVIMGPVAPSTAWNLGEKSADPVAMYLEDIYTLGVNLAGLPGMSVPTGFGSNGRPIGLQIIGNYFAEAKMLGVAHQFQQVTDWHTRAPAL, from the coding sequence ATGATCGAAAAATCGCTCAAGCAACTCTCCAGCATGCTGGCGGCCAAGCAAGTCTCGGCCGTCGAGCTTGCCACCGAATACCTCGGCCGCATCAAGGCGAACGCGTCGCTGAACGCCTTTATCGCCGTTGATGACGCCAAGACGCTGGCACTAGCCCAAGCCGCCGACGCCTCGCGCGCTGCCGGCAACGCCGGCACGCTGACCGGCATCCCGGTCGCGCACAAGGACATTTTCTGCCAGCAGGGCTGGGCCGCGACTTGCGGCTCGAAAATGCTCGAGAATTTCGTTTCGCCGTACGACGCTCACGTGATCGAACAGTGCGACAAGGCCGGCCTCGTCACCTTGGGCCGCACCAATATGGACGAGTTCGCGATGGGCTCGTCGAACGAGAACAGCGCGTTTGGCGCGGTGCTGAACCCGTGGGACCGCAAGGCGGTTCCCGGCGGCAGCTCGGGCGGCTCGGCGGCTGCGGTGGCGGCGCGTCTGGCGCCGATCGCCACCGGCACCGATACCGGCGGCTCGATTCGCCAACCGGCAAGCTTCTGCGGCATCACCGGCATCAAGCCGACCTACGGCATTGTTAGCCGTTTCGGCATGATCGCCTACGCCAGCTCGCTGGATCAGGGCGGGCCGATGGGCAAGAGCGCCGAAGACTGCGCGCTGCTGCTCAACGTGATGGCCGGCTTTGACGAACGCGATGCGACCAGTCTGCAGCACGCCAAGGAAGACTACACCCGCGATCTCGACCAGCCGCTGGCCGGCCTGAAAATCGGCCTGCCGCGCGAATATTTCGCCGAAGGCCTGGCGAGCGATGTCGCCGCAGCGATTGAGACGGCAATTGGCGAATACAAGAAGCTCGGCGCCACCATCGTCGATATCAGCCTGCCGAATACCAAGCTGGCGATTCCCTCCTACTACGTGATCGCACCGGCCGAAGCATCGAGCAACCTGAGCCGCTTTGACGGCGTCCGCTACGGCCACCGCGCCGCCGACTACGACGGGCTGACCGAGATGTACGAGAAAAGCCGCGCCGAAGGTTTTGGCTGGGAAGTGAAGCGCCGCATCCTTACCGGTGCATATGTTTTGAGCCATGGTTATTACGACGCCTACTATCTGCAGGCACAGAAAATCCGCCGCATCATCGCCGACGACTTCCAGAAGGCGTTCGAGGCATGCGACGTGATCATGGGCCCAGTGGCGCCAAGCACTGCGTGGAACCTTGGCGAGAAGAGCGCCGACCCGGTGGCGATGTACCTCGAGGATATCTACACGCTGGGCGTCAACCTTGCCGGCCTGCCCGGCATGAGCGTGCCGACCGGCTTTGGCAGCAACGGCCGCCCGATCGGTCTGCAGATCATCGGCAATTACTTTGCCGAGGCGAAAATGCTGGGCGTCGCGCACCAGTTCCAGCAGGTTACCGACTGGCACACCCGGGCTCCCGCCCTTTAA